A section of the Nitrososphaerota archaeon genome encodes:
- a CDS encoding ABC transporter ATP-binding protein has translation MSFLSIQNLNAVYPTEQGPVRAVQDVSFSINPGESVGIVGESACGKSTLGLSIIRTIPGGKIESGNITLEGKSILDLSESEFDSEYRWKKIAMIFQGAMNSLDPVYTISQQFSFIQRQHQSDDKEIIDSLLSKVGLDESILTKYPHELSGGMKQRIVIAMALLLKPKIVIADEPTTALDVLVQSQILNLFKSLKKQGVSFVVISHDLAVISEVCEKIGIMYAGQMVEFGTAQQIIQNPNHPYTQALIKSIPRMNDLQKPQYITGSPPGLVNPKSGCRFASRCNRVMDKCTLDPKYTKTQSGYVQCWLYE, from the coding sequence ATGAGTTTTCTTTCAATACAAAATCTAAATGCAGTATATCCTACTGAACAAGGGCCGGTTAGGGCGGTGCAGGATGTCTCTTTTTCTATCAATCCGGGTGAGTCAGTGGGAATAGTAGGCGAGAGCGCATGCGGCAAAAGCACGCTTGGACTATCCATAATCAGGACTATTCCTGGAGGCAAAATTGAGTCAGGTAATATTACTCTAGAAGGCAAATCCATTTTGGATCTGTCCGAATCCGAGTTTGACTCAGAATATCGTTGGAAGAAAATCGCTATGATATTCCAGGGGGCAATGAACTCGCTGGACCCAGTTTATACAATATCGCAGCAATTCTCATTCATTCAAAGACAACACCAATCCGATGATAAAGAAATAATCGATTCATTATTGTCTAAAGTCGGCCTCGACGAATCCATACTGACAAAATACCCACACGAACTCTCAGGTGGGATGAAGCAGAGAATAGTGATAGCAATGGCGTTACTACTAAAACCAAAAATAGTCATTGCTGATGAGCCAACAACTGCACTGGATGTTTTGGTTCAGTCCCAAATTCTAAATCTGTTTAAGTCGCTAAAAAAGCAAGGAGTCTCCTTTGTTGTAATATCACATGACCTGGCGGTTATATCCGAGGTCTGCGAAAAAATAGGAATCATGTATGCGGGGCAGATGGTAGAGTTTGGAACAGCGCAGCAAATTATACAAAATCCAAATCATCCATACACGCAGGCGCTAATCAAATCTATCCCAAGGATGAACGATTTACAAAAGCCACAATACATCACGGGATCCCCCCCAGGACTAGTAAACCCGAAATCTGGATGCCGGTTCGCATCAAGGTGCAATCGTGTAATGGACAAGTGTACCTTGGACCCAAAATATACCAAGACCCAATCAGGATACGTGCAGTGCTGGCTCTACGAGTAA
- a CDS encoding transcription elongation factor NusA, producing the protein MQVPICVFDAKNSVLCPQCESKLESGLLTQADVDASMKLAKLAKTIPEIEKFSMNSCRQVMLNHVLYLSKHDIDATRKSRTLYRTISSEFSGKVWLVESEASDRKFIEDLFFPAKLLSINAVWVPGGLQKTKVIVSGKRTSRFPIDTEQVAKIVKELRQLDIVIEFEEKK; encoded by the coding sequence TTGCAAGTACCCATCTGTGTCTTTGATGCAAAAAACTCGGTTCTCTGTCCACAATGCGAGTCGAAGCTGGAATCTGGTCTTCTCACGCAGGCAGACGTTGACGCGTCAATGAAGCTTGCCAAGCTTGCCAAGACAATTCCGGAAATAGAGAAATTCTCAATGAATTCGTGTCGGCAAGTTATGTTGAATCATGTTTTGTATTTATCAAAGCATGATATTGACGCTACAAGAAAGAGCCGCACATTATACCGGACAATATCTAGCGAGTTTTCAGGTAAGGTCTGGCTTGTGGAATCGGAGGCATCTGACAGGAAATTCATAGAGGACTTGTTCTTTCCTGCCAAGCTATTGTCAATTAACGCTGTTTGGGTACCTGGAGGCCTACAGAAAACAAAGGTAATTGTGTCTGGCAAACGAACCAGCCGATTCCCAATTGACACAGAGCAGGTGGCAAAGATTGTAAAAGAGCTGCGCCAGTTGGATATTGTAATAGAATTTGAGGAAAAGAAATGA
- the aspS gene encoding aspartate--tRNA(Asn) ligase, with translation MKFKKTHDIESISISLEGKQIVIGGWIEDLRKLGKMSFLTVRDVTGLAQVIVKDITLPEDMTRQTVVMVQGIVQATKARDFAYEIKAEAIDILTRAIHPLPIDPIGRLESNIDNRLNARALDLRNQRVAAIFKIRSAVLASLRKTFLEKKFIEITTPKIIGSASEGGANLFSLEYFGKKAYLAQSPQLYKEQMTIGLERVFEIAAFYRAEKSHTGRHLSEFTSIDLEAAFIDYTDVIQILEDLVMQVFRDVIANCQKELVILERKLEVPKTPFDRITYSQLIDELKTKGVDLKWGDDLLDSHLRLVGESHPGLFFLLDWPMALKPFYIHPKDDDPKVSRSFDLQFGHLELSSGGRRLHDPAMLKSRIAEQGLDTATFEDHLRAFDWGMPPHSGCGMGLDRLMTVIVGTDNVREVVLYPRDPDRLSP, from the coding sequence ATGAAGTTTAAAAAAACGCACGACATTGAATCCATATCAATATCGCTAGAAGGAAAGCAGATAGTAATTGGCGGTTGGATAGAAGACCTACGTAAACTGGGCAAAATGTCGTTTCTCACCGTGCGAGATGTAACTGGTCTAGCACAAGTAATAGTCAAAGACATTACACTGCCTGAGGACATGACTCGCCAGACCGTAGTAATGGTACAGGGAATAGTGCAAGCAACAAAGGCGCGTGACTTTGCGTATGAGATTAAGGCCGAGGCAATCGACATTTTAACCAGGGCGATCCACCCATTACCAATAGACCCAATTGGAAGGTTGGAGTCAAACATTGACAATCGACTAAATGCTCGTGCACTTGACTTGCGAAACCAGCGAGTCGCCGCAATATTCAAGATTCGCTCTGCTGTTTTGGCGTCACTGCGAAAGACATTCTTGGAGAAAAAATTCATCGAAATTACAACGCCGAAAATAATTGGTAGTGCAAGTGAAGGTGGTGCCAACCTGTTTTCATTGGAATATTTTGGAAAAAAAGCTTACCTTGCTCAATCACCACAACTATACAAAGAACAGATGACTATTGGATTAGAACGCGTATTTGAGATTGCGGCATTTTACAGAGCAGAAAAATCCCATACAGGTCGACACCTATCAGAATTTACATCAATCGATTTGGAGGCCGCATTCATTGACTATACCGATGTCATACAGATCCTAGAGGATCTGGTGATGCAGGTATTTCGCGATGTCATTGCAAACTGCCAAAAAGAGCTTGTCATATTGGAGAGAAAGTTGGAAGTTCCTAAAACACCATTTGATAGAATAACATACTCGCAATTAATTGATGAGCTCAAAACCAAAGGAGTCGATTTGAAATGGGGAGATGATCTATTGGATTCTCATCTAAGATTGGTTGGCGAGTCCCATCCAGGACTGTTCTTTTTGCTTGACTGGCCTATGGCGCTAAAGCCGTTCTATATCCATCCAAAAGATGACGACCCCAAGGTTTCACGCTCATTTGATTTGCAGTTTGGGCATTTGGAGCTGTCATCTGGAGGTAGAAGACTGCACGATCCTGCCATGCTCAAATCCAGAATAGCAGAGCAGGGACTGGACACTGCAACATTTGAGGATCACTTGCGTGCGTTTGACTGGGGCATGCCGCCTCACTCTGGATGTGGAATGGGACTAGATAGACTGATGACTGTGATAGTTGGAACGGACAATGTCCGCGAAGTAGTGCTGTATCCTCGCGACCCAGATAGATTATCGCCATAA
- a CDS encoding class I SAM-dependent methyltransferase, with protein MVFAYIGIGIAILVAIFLLKKILFPSNSFEMFCQKCGTKTDGLKCSRCTNRSNKYSWR; from the coding sequence ATGGTTTTTGCCTATATTGGAATTGGAATTGCAATACTAGTTGCCATATTTCTCCTCAAAAAGATACTTTTCCCATCAAACTCATTTGAGATGTTTTGCCAAAAATGTGGCACAAAGACAGACGGCCTCAAATGCTCACGGTGCACAAACCGCTCAAACAAGTATAGTTGGAGATAG
- a CDS encoding isocitrate/isopropylmalate dehydrogenase family protein — protein sequence MYKISLITGDGIGPELSESVISVLNIIHDKLDVKFDIQKSLAGDIALKQYGKALPDQTLESIKKSDVCMKAPVGESAADVIVVLRRILDLYANIRPAKSYPGMNALKDNIDMVIVRENTEDLYTGQEFETSGAAVAFRIISEKASEKIAKYAFETARIRNGKKRVTCVHKSNVMRKTDGLFSRVCADVAKSYPDIQFDQMYVDACAMNLIRKPETFDVIVTTNLFGDILSDESSEVVGGLGMAPAANIGDNFALFEPVHGAAFDIAGKGIANPSSFILSSKMMLEWLGKKYNDSKCFVVAKKLESAVYGVVNKGIKTQDIGGTKTTSEFTKEIISLLR from the coding sequence ATGTACAAGATTTCATTAATCACCGGAGACGGCATAGGCCCTGAATTATCCGAATCTGTCATTTCTGTTTTGAATATAATCCATGACAAGCTGGATGTAAAATTCGACATTCAGAAATCACTTGCAGGCGACATTGCCCTAAAACAATACGGAAAAGCATTACCGGATCAAACTTTGGAATCAATCAAAAAGTCAGATGTTTGCATGAAGGCGCCAGTTGGAGAATCAGCTGCAGATGTTATAGTGGTATTGCGCAGAATACTGGACCTGTATGCAAATATTCGCCCTGCAAAGTCGTATCCTGGCATGAATGCACTAAAAGACAACATCGATATGGTAATAGTTCGCGAAAATACAGAGGACTTGTATACTGGACAAGAATTTGAAACGTCAGGTGCCGCAGTGGCATTTAGGATTATTTCGGAGAAGGCGTCTGAGAAGATTGCAAAATATGCATTTGAAACAGCTAGGATTAGAAATGGCAAAAAAAGAGTAACATGTGTTCATAAATCAAATGTTATGAGAAAGACGGATGGATTATTTTCTAGGGTTTGCGCAGATGTCGCAAAATCCTATCCTGACATACAATTTGATCAAATGTATGTCGATGCATGCGCAATGAATCTAATTCGAAAACCAGAGACATTTGATGTCATTGTAACCACTAATTTATTTGGCGACATTTTATCTGATGAGTCATCTGAGGTAGTAGGTGGATTGGGAATGGCGCCAGCTGCAAACATCGGTGATAATTTTGCACTATTTGAACCAGTTCATGGTGCGGCATTTGATATTGCAGGAAAAGGAATTGCAAATCCGTCTTCATTTATACTATCCTCAAAAATGATGCTGGAATGGCTAGGAAAAAAATACAATGATTCGAAGTGCTTTGTTGTGGCAAAAAAGTTAGAGTCTGCAGTATATGGGGTTGTAAATAAAGGAATCAAGACACAGGATATTGGTGGAACAAAGACAACATCAGAATTTACAAAAGAAATTATCTCGTTACTACGATAG